In one Cottoperca gobio chromosome 12, fCotGob3.1, whole genome shotgun sequence genomic region, the following are encoded:
- the cabp1b gene encoding calcium-binding protein 1b isoform X3 — translation MLLQDQKKNYKAVQSCEEGGSGGAYLEPLVALAQNGANMHNVLGPACIFLRKGFAESRQADRELRPEEMDELREAFKEFDKDKDGFIGCKDLGNCMRTMGYMPTEMELIELSQQINMNLGGHVDFEDFVELMGPKLLAETADMIGVKELRDAFKEFDTNGDGQISTAELREAMKKLLGQQVGHRDLEDILRDIDLNGDGHVDFEEFVRMMSR, via the exons ATGCTGCTCCAGGACCAAAAGAAGAACTACAAAGCAGTGCAGTCCTGTGAGGAGGGGGGATCTGGGGGGGCCTATCTTGAGCCACTAGTGGCCCTGGCCCAGAACGGAGCCAACATGCACAACGTACTGGGGCCTGCGTGCATCTTTCTACGCAAGGGCTTTGCTGAGAGCCGGCAGGCT GACCGAGAGTTGAGGCCCGAAGAAATGGATG AGTTGCGTGAGGCATTCAAGGAGTTCGACAAAGACAAAGATGGGTTTATCGGCTGTAAAGACTTGGGGAACTGCATGAGAACGATGGGCTACATGCCGACAGAGATGGAGCTGATAGAACTGAGCCAGCAGATCAACATGAATT TGGGAGGACATGTTGACTTTGAGGACTTTGTTGAACTCATGGGGCCCAAACTTCTGGCTGAAACCGCAGACATGATTGGGGTGAAGGAGCTGAGGGATGCGTTCAAGGAG TTTGACACTAATGGTGACGGCCAGATCAGCACTGCAGAACTTAGAGAAGCAATGAAAAAACTTTTAGGACAACAG GTCGGACACAGAGACCTGGAGGACATCCTGCGAGACATCGACCTCAACGGAGATGGGCACGTAGACTTTGAAG AGTTTGTGCGGATGATGTCTCGATGA
- the LOC115017196 gene encoding glycerol-3-phosphate acyltransferase 4-like isoform X1 codes for MAWFTFPADNLLCRCLGIFITVWLTLLFVFIIVPAVLGVSFGFRRLYMRTLLKIFEWTTSRMEMGAKEKNQQLYKPYSNGIIAKKPPSSLQQELLELRGSASCSRTEPEFEMADIFYFCRRGVESILDDEVTKRFSSQELDSWNLLTRSNYNFHHISLRLTVMWAVGVLLRYGVLLPLRVTLAVTGIGLLVVLTTLLTFLPNRELMLYLSEKIHLMCYRICVRALTAIITYHNRENKPKNGCICVSNHTTPIDIIILANDGCYSMVGQLHGGLMGMVQRAMVKSSPHIWFERSEVKDRHLVAKRLSDHVADKTKQPILIFPEGTCINNTSVMMFKKGSFEIACTVYPVAIKYDPRFGDAFWNSSKFGMVNYLLRMMSSWAIVCSVWYLPPMNREEGEDAVQFANRVKAAIAAQGGLVDLIWDGGLKRAKVKDAFKEEQQKLYSKVLVGEQDEGDQGDSTHLEIENPDDSTKGQ; via the exons ATGGCTTGGTTTACATTTCCTGCTGACAACCTGCTGTGCAGGTGTCTTGGCATCTTCATCACTGTCTGGTTGActcttctgtttgtcttcataaTTGTGCCAGCTGTACTTGGAGTCTCTTTTGGTTTCCGCAGACTATACATGAGGACACTTCTCAAGATCTTTGAG TGGACAACCTCACGAATGGAGATGGGAGCAAAGGAAAAAAATCAGCAACTCTATAAACCATATAGCAATG GAATCATAGCCAAAAAACCACCATCGTCCTTACAGCAGGAGCTCCTGGAGCTCCGGGGTTCTGCCAGCTGTTCGCGCACGGAGCCAGAGTTTGAGATGGCTGATATCTTCTACTTCTGCCGGAGAGGTGTGGAGAGCATCTTGGATGACGAGGTGACCAAGCGCTTTTCTTCCCAGGAGCTGGATAGCTGGAACTTGCTGACTCGAAGCAACTACAACTTCCATCATATCAGTCTGAGACTTACTGTCATGTGGGCCGTTGGAGTCCTGCTCCGCTACGGCGTCCTGCTGCCTCTCAG GGTTACTCTGGCAGTCACTGGCATTGGTCTGCTTGTGGTCCTGACTACTTTGCTGACCTTTTTACCAAATAGAGA GTTAATGCTCTACCTGAGTGAGAAGATTCATTTGATGTGTTACCGCATCTGTGTGAGAGCTCTCACAGCAATCATCACCTATCATAACAG agAGAATAAACCAAAGAATGGCTGTATCTGTGTGTCCAATCACACAACACCCATTGATATCATCATCTTGGCCAATGATGGCTGCTACTCTATG GTTGGACAGCTGCATGGAGGGTTGATGGGAATGGTACAACGAGCCATGGTCAAATCCTCTCCTCACATCTGGTTCGAACGATCAGAAGTCAAAGACAGACACCTAGTGGCCAAACG GCTAAGTGATCATGTTGCTGACAAAACTAAACAGCCCATCCTGATCTTCCCTGAAG GTACTTGCATCAACAACACATCAGTGATGATGTTCAAAAAGGGCAGCTTTGAAATTGCTTGCACAGTCTATCCAGTCGCCATTAAG TATGATCCTAGGTTTGGGGATGCTTTCTGGAACAGCAGTAAGTTTGGCATGGTGAATTATCTGCTGAGGATGATGAGCAGCTGGGCCATCGTCTGCAGCGTTTGGTACCTGCCGCCTATGAACAGAGAG GAAGGGGAGGATGCGGTGCAGTTTGCCAACAGGGTGAAAGCAGCCATAGCTGCACAAGGAGGATTAGTGGATCTCATTTG GGATGGAGGTCTGAAACGGGCAAAAGTGAAAGATGCTTttaaagaggagcagcagaAACTTTACAGTAAAGTTCTTGTAGGTGAGCAGGACGAGGGGGACCAAGGTGACAGCACACATTTAGAGATTGAAAATCCAGATGATTCAACAAAAGGACAATGA
- the LOC115017196 gene encoding glycerol-3-phosphate acyltransferase 4-like isoform X2 encodes MEMGAKEKNQQLYKPYSNGIIAKKPPSSLQQELLELRGSASCSRTEPEFEMADIFYFCRRGVESILDDEVTKRFSSQELDSWNLLTRSNYNFHHISLRLTVMWAVGVLLRYGVLLPLRVTLAVTGIGLLVVLTTLLTFLPNRELMLYLSEKIHLMCYRICVRALTAIITYHNRENKPKNGCICVSNHTTPIDIIILANDGCYSMVGQLHGGLMGMVQRAMVKSSPHIWFERSEVKDRHLVAKRLSDHVADKTKQPILIFPEGTCINNTSVMMFKKGSFEIACTVYPVAIKYDPRFGDAFWNSSKFGMVNYLLRMMSSWAIVCSVWYLPPMNREEGEDAVQFANRVKAAIAAQGGLVDLIWDGGLKRAKVKDAFKEEQQKLYSKVLVGEQDEGDQGDSTHLEIENPDDSTKGQ; translated from the exons ATGGAGATGGGAGCAAAGGAAAAAAATCAGCAACTCTATAAACCATATAGCAATG GAATCATAGCCAAAAAACCACCATCGTCCTTACAGCAGGAGCTCCTGGAGCTCCGGGGTTCTGCCAGCTGTTCGCGCACGGAGCCAGAGTTTGAGATGGCTGATATCTTCTACTTCTGCCGGAGAGGTGTGGAGAGCATCTTGGATGACGAGGTGACCAAGCGCTTTTCTTCCCAGGAGCTGGATAGCTGGAACTTGCTGACTCGAAGCAACTACAACTTCCATCATATCAGTCTGAGACTTACTGTCATGTGGGCCGTTGGAGTCCTGCTCCGCTACGGCGTCCTGCTGCCTCTCAG GGTTACTCTGGCAGTCACTGGCATTGGTCTGCTTGTGGTCCTGACTACTTTGCTGACCTTTTTACCAAATAGAGA GTTAATGCTCTACCTGAGTGAGAAGATTCATTTGATGTGTTACCGCATCTGTGTGAGAGCTCTCACAGCAATCATCACCTATCATAACAG agAGAATAAACCAAAGAATGGCTGTATCTGTGTGTCCAATCACACAACACCCATTGATATCATCATCTTGGCCAATGATGGCTGCTACTCTATG GTTGGACAGCTGCATGGAGGGTTGATGGGAATGGTACAACGAGCCATGGTCAAATCCTCTCCTCACATCTGGTTCGAACGATCAGAAGTCAAAGACAGACACCTAGTGGCCAAACG GCTAAGTGATCATGTTGCTGACAAAACTAAACAGCCCATCCTGATCTTCCCTGAAG GTACTTGCATCAACAACACATCAGTGATGATGTTCAAAAAGGGCAGCTTTGAAATTGCTTGCACAGTCTATCCAGTCGCCATTAAG TATGATCCTAGGTTTGGGGATGCTTTCTGGAACAGCAGTAAGTTTGGCATGGTGAATTATCTGCTGAGGATGATGAGCAGCTGGGCCATCGTCTGCAGCGTTTGGTACCTGCCGCCTATGAACAGAGAG GAAGGGGAGGATGCGGTGCAGTTTGCCAACAGGGTGAAAGCAGCCATAGCTGCACAAGGAGGATTAGTGGATCTCATTTG GGATGGAGGTCTGAAACGGGCAAAAGTGAAAGATGCTTttaaagaggagcagcagaAACTTTACAGTAAAGTTCTTGTAGGTGAGCAGGACGAGGGGGACCAAGGTGACAGCACACATTTAGAGATTGAAAATCCAGATGATTCAACAAAAGGACAATGA